DNA from bacterium:
GCCACCTCCAGGCCGAGACCCCGCCCCCCGATGCCGTACGCGGCGATTCTAACGATTGGCTGGCGCCCTTGTCAACGAACTCAGGCGCCAGATTTGCAACTACCCGTATCCTGGGTGCTTTAGCGGTGCAGGACAGGCCGTGAAACCGCGCGGTGCGGGCCGCGTCGCTCCGAAGTCGGCGCCGAGCACCCAGCCGGAGGGGCGTGTCTTCATGCCGATGACCGGCCGTCGGCACGGCGCACGTCCCCTGACGGAGACGGCGTGCACGAACAGCAGCTTTCCGCGGAGCCGGGCGGCACCGATCGGCAAGGTGCTCCTCGCTGATCGGACTATTTCGTCCGCCACTTGCTCGGCGTACAACCGCCGGCCGGATCGGCGGTGACGCCGGGCGGCGACGGGGATCGCCTCTGACCCGACGGTGCGGTTCGTTGATGGGTCGCGGTGGGGCGCCATGGCGGTCCCGCGCCCGGGCCGTCCCGGATTCCCGACTCACCAGCCGGCGGCGTAACTCTCGCGGCGGGGATCGGCCCCACCTTCAAGCACACCGCCGTCGCGGCGTCGAATCGCGCAGACTGCGGCTGCCACCGGCGTGAAGTCGGGCAGCACGTGAACGGTATGACCGCGCACGGCGAGGTGTTCTCGTACGCTCGGCGGAATTCGGCCCTCGACGCGCACCACGCCCGGCTCGTACCCATGGGGATGAAAGGACGAAGGGAAACTCGCCGAAATGACGCGAGGCGCCTCGATGGCGGCCTGCGCGTTCATCTCAAAGTCCAGGACGTTTGAGATCACTTGGACCATCGCCTGGACCTGCGCATCACCGCCGGGACAGCCGACGGGCATGACCGCCCGCCCCGACCGCATGAGCATGGCGGGATTGGGCGTCAGCCGCGGGCGCTTGCCGGGCGCGATCGCGGAGGGGTGCCCCGGCGTTGCCCACAGCTGCGCCCCGCGCGTCGAGATGATCATGCCCAGATCGTCAACGAGCGGAGCGCTCAAGCCGGGGTCGGACGGGGTCGCGCAGAAGGCATGGCCTTCCGCGTCCATCGCGCACACGAAGGACGTGTCGGGTTGCGGCGACCCGGCGACCGGCGCCGGAACGTACCCTGCGGGGCCCGAGCGGCCTTCGTACCGCCACGGATCTCCGGGCAGCGGAAGCCGCGGACACGCGGACGTCGAATCGATGAGGCGTCGCCGCTCGTCCGCGTACTCCGGATTGAGCAGCCCCGCGATCGGCACATCGACGTGGTTGGGATCCCCGAAGAAGCCCTCGCGGTCGGCGCAGGCGATCTTGATCGACTCGATGACGTAGTGCAGGTAGGGACCGCTTCCGCGACCGAGCTCGCGCATGTTTGCGCCTTGCAGCAAGTTCAAGACCATTGGCAGGAGCGGGCCTTGCGACCAGGGACCGCAGGCGTGTACCTCCACGTCGCGGTACGTCGACGAGACTGATGGCTCCACGGCGACGTGGTAGGCGGCCAAGTCTTCCGCGTCCAACTCGCTTCCCGTGCGCTCGGCGTGAGCGACGATCGCGCGGGCAATCGCGCCGCGGTAGACGTCGTCCCGGGCCGCCATGATGGCCGCCTCACGCCCGCTCGGTTTGGCACCGTGTTCGATCTCGATGAGTCGGGCGAACAGGGCCCCCAGGTCTCGCTGCACCAAGACGTCGCCGGTTTGCGGCGGCCGGCCGTTGGGCAGGAACACCCGCGCGCTCGCGGGCCACTCGCGCAATCGCGGGGCCAAGCTCGCGATCGTACGCGCGAGGCGGTCGAACACCGGAAATCCTTCGCACAGTTCACACGCCGGTCGCAGCACCTCGCCCAGCGTCAGGCGCCCGTATCGCGCCAGCGCGGTCAGCCACGCATCCGGCGCCGCCGGCGTGACGTAGCGCGGCGCGCCAATCGGCATGTCCGTTTCGTAGCGCTCGAGATACCGCCGAAGGGTGAGCCGTCGCGGCCAGCACCCGACGCCCGCCAAGGTCTCGGGCCGCGTCATCCCCGGCCGAAAGAACATGACTGGCGCGACGCCGCCAAAATCGGTCAGGTGGCGCTCGAGGACGTTGAGCGCAATGCCGGCGGCCACACCCGCGTCCGCGGCATTTCCGCCCAACGCGAACATGCGCAGGCCGGCCATGGTGGCGAGATAGTGGCTCGAACTGACCACGTGCTTCGTGGCCAGAAATGCCGGCCTGCCCTGCGTCACGCCAATGGCCGGGCCGACCGTGTCTGTCGCAATGTCGAGCATGGCGCACCTCGTCGAGGGACGATTGCTGTCCCCGTGATCGCAAGCGTTCACGCGGTCGCCCTTAGGCGCCGTCGCTTGCGGGGTCGATAGGTGGAGGCGAATGCGTCGGCCGGCATGCCCTTCGGTTGGCCCGCAGCACCCGCACGGTCGTGCGGTCGTCCCGTGAGGAGGGGGCGTGTATGGCGGGCGCGCCCATCCTCATCACCCTTGCGGTGCACGACGCGGGCGACCTGCTGCCGCCGCGCATCGAAGAGGCGTCCGCACATGGCCGCCGACCGCGACGATCAGTCGGTCGTCGAGGCAACTTTCCGTGCCACGGCGTCGAGGCGGGCGAACCGGGCGCCCAGTGCGGAGAGCGCCTGCACGAGACGATCGAGAAAGAGCATACGATGCCCGCGGCCGATTGCCTGCGGATGGAACGTGTACGTCAGCACCCCGCACGCTGTCGTCTG
Protein-coding regions in this window:
- a CDS encoding gamma-glutamyltransferase; translated protein: MLDIATDTVGPAIGVTQGRPAFLATKHVVSSSHYLATMAGLRMFALGGNAADAGVAAGIALNVLERHLTDFGGVAPVMFFRPGMTRPETLAGVGCWPRRLTLRRYLERYETDMPIGAPRYVTPAAPDAWLTALARYGRLTLGEVLRPACELCEGFPVFDRLARTIASLAPRLREWPASARVFLPNGRPPQTGDVLVQRDLGALFARLIEIEHGAKPSGREAAIMAARDDVYRGAIARAIVAHAERTGSELDAEDLAAYHVAVEPSVSSTYRDVEVHACGPWSQGPLLPMVLNLLQGANMRELGRGSGPYLHYVIESIKIACADREGFFGDPNHVDVPIAGLLNPEYADERRRLIDSTSACPRLPLPGDPWRYEGRSGPAGYVPAPVAGSPQPDTSFVCAMDAEGHAFCATPSDPGLSAPLVDDLGMIISTRGAQLWATPGHPSAIAPGKRPRLTPNPAMLMRSGRAVMPVGCPGGDAQVQAMVQVISNVLDFEMNAQAAIEAPRVISASFPSSFHPHGYEPGVVRVEGRIPPSVREHLAVRGHTVHVLPDFTPVAAAVCAIRRRDGGVLEGGADPRRESYAAGW